One Spiroplasma endosymbiont of Dioctria linearis DNA segment encodes these proteins:
- a CDS encoding TrkH family potassium uptake protein: MKNSSNDEKDIVKSKSNKKKTEVKKSVENKNEKFFHKLKNWLPFSRISGKIILAYLISIILGGFLLSIPGVVIDSKNHWNFITGMFTASSAISDTGITMVQTNTGYSFLGQLLIIIMCQIGGIGILTIKITLLVMIGRKISLDDQNIAQKERGNNSLSNTVEMIKDAFVFLLILELVGSIVLFFGFYFTPLSFEGTHKLDPSTVTNPYNDFGKSLWFAIFHSISATNNAGFDIVSGNSLLPYNQGSSHAYLIQVTFLCQWVIGGLGYPTYHDIKKKIKARKQGKKVKFSLFTKLNFITYITLFILGPILVFLTEYLTVEESQILLSGHYEETYNLLGDEKINIYHKWVSNGGAWKPTHVWMMDLIFNVSSTRNAGFATVDVNSFTAGSKYLLSIWMFIGAAPSSTAGGIRTTTFAICVLAIFSIMRNKKSVEVFKRKIPDETVKRAFAVVFISFFIVTTSIFIVYLDSNKMLFRTDETQNTEATIIKLIMYVCSAFGTVGFQPFPNEQIIQLGVISKIMLVMTMFIGQLGISNTLLAFVKPKNKQNFSYLEEEVTIG; encoded by the coding sequence ATGAAAAATTCTTCAAATGATGAGAAAGATATTGTTAAAAGTAAATCTAATAAAAAAAAGACAGAAGTAAAAAAAAGTGTAGAAAATAAGAATGAAAAGTTTTTTCATAAGTTAAAAAACTGATTACCTTTTTCTAGAATAAGTGGGAAAATAATTTTGGCTTATTTAATTTCTATCATATTAGGGGGTTTTTTACTTTCAATTCCGGGAGTTGTTATTGATTCAAAAAATCACTGAAATTTCATTACGGGAATGTTTACAGCTTCAAGTGCTATATCTGATACAGGAATAACTATGGTACAAACAAATACGGGTTATTCATTTTTAGGACAATTATTAATAATAATAATGTGTCAAATTGGAGGAATTGGAATTCTTACAATTAAAATTACTCTTTTAGTAATGATAGGAAGAAAAATTTCTTTAGACGATCAAAATATTGCTCAAAAAGAAAGAGGAAATAATAGTTTATCAAATACTGTGGAAATGATAAAAGATGCCTTTGTATTTTTATTAATATTAGAGTTAGTGGGATCAATAGTTTTATTTTTTGGATTTTATTTTACTCCGCTTTCATTTGAGGGAACTCATAAATTAGATCCATCAACTGTTACAAATCCTTATAATGATTTTGGAAAATCACTTTGATTTGCCATATTTCATTCAATAAGTGCAACAAATAATGCTGGATTTGATATTGTAAGTGGTAACTCGCTACTTCCTTATAATCAAGGAAGTTCGCATGCTTATTTAATTCAAGTTACTTTCCTATGTCAATGAGTAATAGGTGGATTAGGATATCCAACATATCATGATATTAAGAAAAAAATTAAAGCAAGAAAACAAGGAAAAAAAGTTAAATTCTCTTTATTCACAAAGCTAAATTTTATAACTTATATAACTTTATTCATATTGGGGCCCATATTAGTTTTTTTAACAGAGTATCTTACTGTTGAAGAAAGTCAAATATTATTAAGTGGTCATTATGAAGAGACTTATAACTTATTGGGTGATGAAAAAATTAATATTTATCATAAATGAGTATCTAATGGTGGGGCCTGGAAGCCAACTCATGTTTGAATGATGGATTTAATTTTTAATGTCTCTTCAACTAGAAATGCTGGTTTTGCAACAGTAGATGTTAATAGTTTTACTGCTGGAAGTAAATACTTATTATCTATTTGAATGTTTATTGGAGCTGCACCATCATCTACTGCTGGGGGAATTAGAACAACAACTTTTGCTATCTGTGTATTAGCAATATTTTCTATTATGAGAAATAAAAAATCAGTTGAGGTATTTAAAAGAAAAATACCAGATGAGACTGTTAAAAGAGCTTTTGCTGTAGTATTTATTTCGTTCTTTATTGTAACAACAAGTATATTTATTGTTTATTTGGATAGTAATAAAATGCTATTTAGAACAGATGAGACTCAAAATACAGAAGCAACAATTATTAAATTAATAATGTATGTATGTAGTGCCTTTGGTACAGTTGGATTTCAACCATTCCCTAATGAACAAATTATTCAGTTAGGTGTAATAAGTAAAATAATGTTAGTAATGACAATGTTTATAGGTCAATTAGGAATATCTAATACATTATTAGCTTTTGTAAAACCTAAAAATAAACAAAACTTTAGTTATTTAGAAGAGGAAGTAACAATTGGATAG
- a CDS encoding TrkA family potassium uptake protein, translated as MARKKSFAIFGANYFGLSVAQTLDERKQLIKIFDYDEERLNLHINQFESVEGVVLDATNKNALEKNGISQYDGVIVCFGGNMESSILTVLNLIDLGVENIIVKARDERHKRILLALGLEEDKVIIPDVITGKMVATKSLFDIESEVQSIDNEYVFTSITVHEEEIIDKSIFDAGLVSNKDFNIIQIKRNGKTILPDEYTILKEGDILGVYAKNNVVNDLVLKIRGEQEIEE; from the coding sequence ATGGCTAGAAAAAAAAGTTTTGCTATATTTGGGGCAAACTACTTTGGTCTATCAGTGGCGCAAACACTAGATGAAAGAAAACAATTAATAAAGATTTTTGACTATGATGAAGAGAGATTAAATTTACATATTAATCAATTTGAATCAGTTGAGGGGGTTGTATTAGATGCAACAAATAAAAATGCTTTAGAGAAAAATGGTATTTCACAATATGATGGAGTTATAGTATGTTTTGGTGGAAATATGGAGTCAAGTATTTTAACAGTTTTAAATCTAATAGATTTAGGTGTTGAAAATATTATTGTTAAAGCAAGAGATGAGAGACATAAAAGAATATTATTAGCTCTTGGACTTGAAGAAGACAAAGTTATTATTCCTGATGTTATTACAGGTAAAATGGTTGCAACAAAATCCTTATTTGATATTGAAAGTGAAGTTCAATCAATTGATAATGAATATGTTTTTACAAGCATTACTGTTCATGAAGAAGAAATTATTGATAAATCAATATTTGATGCTGGTTTAGTTTCTAATAAGGACTTTAATATTATTCAAATAAAAAGAAATGGTAAAACTATTTTACCTGATGAATATACAATTCTTAAAGAAGGAGATATTCTTGGAGTATATGCAAAAAATAATGTTGTAAATGATCTAGTTTTAAAAATTAGAGGAGAGCAAGAAATAGAAGAATAA